One segment of Mycolicibacterium neworleansense DNA contains the following:
- a CDS encoding MCE family protein — protein MTVSTRVLRIGIASALSVILVVALTVVATPWWDRVSDNTFTAYFDNTNGLYTGDEVRILGVAVGTVESIEPQPDSAKVTFTVDKQYPVPADVQAAILSPSLVSARALQLVPAYESGPQLADGAEIPRDRTAVPVEWDDLRQQLEKLSDSLQPTTPGGPSAVGEFVNTAADNLRGQGDTARDTVIKLSQAVSALGDHSTDIFSTVRNLQLLMSALSSSSDLLASFNTNLADVSTVLSNTPDEVAAATQGLDTAVNDLRGFVAENREGLGVTFDHLNEITTALNDSRADVKQVLHIAPTVFQNFMNIYQPAQSAVTGILAPVNFANTVQFICSAIQAASRKDFEQSAKLCVQYLAPIIKNRQYNFPPLGINPFVGASARPNEITYSEDRLNPHLPPPAAAPAPVPSPAPIQTDPALGLSGMMLPGGTP, from the coding sequence GTGACCGTGTCGACACGCGTACTACGGATCGGTATCGCCTCGGCGCTGAGCGTGATCTTGGTCGTCGCGCTCACGGTGGTGGCCACGCCGTGGTGGGATCGGGTCAGCGACAACACCTTCACCGCCTACTTCGACAACACCAACGGCCTCTACACCGGGGACGAGGTACGCATCCTCGGCGTGGCGGTGGGAACTGTGGAGAGCATCGAACCGCAGCCCGACTCGGCCAAGGTGACTTTCACCGTCGACAAGCAATACCCGGTGCCTGCCGACGTCCAGGCGGCGATTCTGTCACCGTCACTGGTCAGCGCCCGCGCACTCCAGCTTGTGCCTGCGTACGAGAGCGGGCCGCAACTGGCCGACGGGGCGGAAATCCCGCGGGACCGTACCGCGGTGCCCGTCGAATGGGACGACCTGCGACAGCAGTTGGAGAAACTCAGCGACTCCCTGCAGCCCACCACTCCCGGCGGCCCCAGTGCGGTGGGCGAGTTCGTCAACACCGCTGCGGACAATCTGCGTGGCCAGGGCGATACCGCTCGCGACACGGTGATCAAACTGTCCCAGGCGGTTTCGGCGCTCGGCGATCACAGCACCGACATCTTCAGTACCGTGCGCAATCTGCAGCTGCTGATGTCGGCGTTGTCCTCCAGCAGTGATCTGCTGGCCTCGTTCAACACCAACCTGGCCGACGTCAGCACCGTGCTGAGCAATACCCCCGATGAGGTGGCCGCTGCCACCCAAGGTTTGGATACCGCGGTCAACGACCTGCGCGGGTTCGTCGCCGAGAACCGCGAAGGGCTCGGCGTGACGTTCGACCACCTCAACGAGATCACCACCGCGCTCAACGACAGCCGGGCCGACGTCAAGCAGGTCCTGCACATTGCGCCGACGGTCTTCCAGAACTTCATGAACATCTACCAACCCGCGCAGAGTGCGGTGACCGGGATCCTGGCGCCGGTCAACTTCGCCAACACCGTCCAGTTCATCTGCAGCGCAATACAAGCGGCCTCCCGCAAGGACTTCGAGCAATCAGCGAAGTTGTGCGTGCAGTACCTCGCGCCGATCATCAAGAACCGCCAGTACAACTTTCCGCCGCTCGGGATCAACCCGTTCGTCGGGGCGTCGGCGCGGCCCAACGAGATCACCTACAGCGAAGACCGGCTGAATCCACACCTGCCGCCACCGGCGGCGGCACCTGCGCCGGTACCATCGCCGGCGCCGATCCAGACCGATCCCGCACTGGGACTGTCCGGGATGATGCTCCCGGGAGGGACCCCTTGA
- a CDS encoding MCE family protein has translation MRRLVVATLVTVCLWAIPGCQWRGLNSLSLPGTEGNGDGSYTIAAQLPDVVVIQQNTRVRVGDVNVGNVTKIEVQDWHALVTMRIDGGVHLPANSTAKLGQTSLLGSMHIELAPPLGEAPRGELADGSVIPLSAAATYPTTEQTLASVSVLLNGGGLAQLQEINQTFAKALAGREDEMRSLLGQLDTFIAGLNAQTDDIITATERLDALAGQVAARDDTVDTALTTVPRALAVLSEQRTKIADAVDALGKFSAIATSTVAQTKESLVNNLRNIAPTLRELADAGPALTRGLDFLSTYPWVKSTLANWFRGDFANISLVVDLTLSRIDSSLFTGTRWEGNLTELEMQWGRTIGQMPSPYTAGNPLIAPYRWGAY, from the coding sequence TTGAGGCGGCTGGTGGTGGCGACCCTCGTCACCGTGTGCCTCTGGGCGATTCCCGGATGCCAGTGGCGTGGGCTGAATTCACTGAGCCTGCCTGGCACCGAAGGCAACGGCGACGGCTCCTACACCATCGCGGCGCAGCTGCCCGATGTGGTGGTGATCCAGCAGAACACCCGCGTGCGCGTCGGCGATGTCAACGTCGGCAATGTCACCAAGATCGAAGTCCAGGACTGGCACGCGCTGGTGACCATGCGCATCGACGGCGGCGTGCATCTGCCGGCGAACAGCACCGCCAAGCTCGGACAGACCAGCTTGCTGGGCTCGATGCACATCGAGCTCGCACCGCCGCTGGGCGAAGCGCCACGCGGCGAACTCGCCGACGGTTCGGTGATCCCGCTATCGGCCGCCGCCACATATCCGACCACCGAGCAGACGTTGGCATCAGTGTCGGTGTTGCTCAACGGCGGCGGGCTGGCCCAGCTCCAGGAGATCAACCAGACCTTCGCCAAGGCGCTCGCCGGCCGGGAGGACGAGATGCGCAGCCTTCTCGGTCAATTGGACACCTTCATCGCCGGGCTCAATGCCCAGACCGATGACATCATCACCGCCACCGAGCGACTCGACGCGCTCGCCGGCCAAGTGGCGGCCCGAGACGACACCGTCGACACCGCGCTCACCACCGTCCCACGAGCACTGGCGGTGCTGTCCGAGCAGCGCACCAAGATCGCCGACGCCGTCGACGCACTCGGAAAGTTCAGTGCCATCGCCACATCGACTGTCGCCCAGACCAAGGAGTCGCTCGTCAACAACCTGCGCAACATCGCGCCGACACTGCGGGAACTCGCCGACGCCGGGCCCGCACTGACTCGCGGTCTCGACTTCCTGTCGACATACCCGTGGGTGAAGAGCACGCTGGCCAACTGGTTCCGCGGGGACTTCGCAAATATCAGCCTGGTGGTCGATCTGACCCTGAGCCGGATCGACAGCAGTCTGTTCACCGGGACCAGGTGGGAAGGCAACCTCACCGAGCTCGAGATGCAGTGGGGCCGCACGATCGGCCAGATGCCCAGCCCCTACACGGCCGGCAACCCGTTGATCGCTCCTTACCGGTGGGGGGCGTACTGA
- a CDS encoding MCE family protein, whose translation MIRLSRSVWIQLAILSTITIVAVGVMAFGFVKVPALFGFGRYTVTAQLPAAGGLYPTSVVTYRGTEIGRVKSIRVTHTGVDAVLTLDSDFPVPSPVSAAVHSRSAVGEQFLELTPDAGAAATLRDGDVIGVDKVRIPADIGNLLDATNKALQAIPPDNLRTVVDESAKAVGGLGPELSRIVDGSTALAIEGAKSVDQLGQLIDQSPAVLDSQVQTSDSIATWAQRMAAITGQFKEQDNAFADLLVKGAPALGEGKALFDRVAPTLPVLLANMVSLGDIAVTYRNDLEQLLVLYPQGTAVMSAITLANADTKQAYRGIYLDFNLNLNLPPPCNTGFLPVRQQRSPSDEDYPERPAGELYCRVPQDSDLNVRGVRNIPCESKPWKRAPTVELCESDEEYVPLNDGLNWKGDPNATLSGQGVPQYAPGTDPRLPAPQGPGTAPPVAFVPYDPATGSYLAPDGRTYTDSDLADSTKGKTWQSMLTPPNR comes from the coding sequence ATGATCCGGCTATCCCGTTCGGTTTGGATTCAGCTTGCGATCCTCTCCACGATCACCATCGTCGCGGTCGGCGTCATGGCATTCGGCTTCGTCAAGGTCCCGGCACTGTTCGGCTTCGGCCGGTACACCGTCACGGCCCAGCTTCCCGCCGCCGGCGGGCTGTACCCGACATCGGTGGTCACCTACCGCGGCACCGAGATCGGCAGAGTCAAGTCGATCCGGGTCACCCACACCGGAGTCGATGCCGTGCTGACCCTGGACTCGGATTTCCCGGTGCCGTCACCGGTTTCGGCCGCTGTCCACAGCCGGTCGGCTGTCGGGGAGCAGTTCCTCGAACTGACCCCGGACGCAGGTGCGGCGGCCACATTGCGCGACGGCGACGTGATCGGCGTCGACAAAGTCCGTATCCCGGCGGATATCGGCAATCTGCTCGATGCGACCAACAAAGCCCTGCAGGCCATTCCGCCCGACAACCTGCGGACGGTGGTCGACGAGTCCGCCAAAGCCGTCGGTGGACTGGGTCCCGAACTGTCCCGCATCGTCGATGGATCGACTGCTCTGGCCATCGAAGGGGCGAAGAGCGTCGACCAACTGGGTCAGTTGATCGATCAGTCCCCGGCAGTGCTCGATTCCCAAGTGCAGACCTCAGATTCGATCGCGACGTGGGCGCAGCGGATGGCCGCGATCACGGGCCAGTTCAAGGAGCAGGACAACGCTTTCGCGGATCTGCTGGTGAAAGGAGCGCCGGCGCTGGGGGAGGGCAAGGCGTTGTTCGACCGGGTGGCTCCCACGCTGCCGGTGCTGCTGGCCAACATGGTGAGCCTGGGTGACATCGCGGTGACCTACCGCAACGACCTGGAGCAGTTGCTGGTCCTGTATCCGCAGGGGACGGCCGTCATGTCGGCGATCACGCTGGCCAACGCCGACACCAAACAGGCCTATCGGGGCATCTACCTCGACTTCAATCTGAACCTCAACCTGCCGCCGCCGTGCAACACAGGATTTCTTCCGGTCCGCCAACAGCGTTCGCCGTCCGACGAGGATTACCCCGAGCGGCCCGCAGGCGAACTGTACTGCCGCGTCCCTCAAGACTCGGATCTCAATGTCCGTGGGGTGCGGAACATCCCGTGCGAGTCCAAGCCCTGGAAGCGGGCACCGACCGTCGAGCTGTGCGAGAGCGACGAGGAGTACGTTCCGCTCAACGACGGCCTGAATTGGAAGGGCGATCCCAACGCGACCCTGTCCGGCCAGGGAGTGCCGCAGTACGCACCGGGCACCGACCCGCGACTGCCGGCGCCGCAGGGCCCCGGCACCGCACCACCGGTGGCCTTCGTCCCCTACGACCCGGCGACCGGCAGTTATCTGGCGCCAGACGGCCGGACGTACACCGATTCCGACCTCGCCGACAGCACGAAAGGCAAGACATGGCAGAGCATGTTGACACCACCGAACCGATAG
- a CDS encoding tetratricopeptide repeat protein gives MAEHVDTTEPIAGPVTDAGPGYRVPITVGLVVVAALAAVTGWLGYRDRQSHTAEEQRSLYVQVARQAAVNLTSISHDEADADIQRILDSATGTFRDDFEKRSGPFVEIVKRTQSASHGTVAEAGLESEADGEARVLVAVSVKTTTSISPQQDPRRWRMRISVEQVGEGVKVSNVEFVP, from the coding sequence ATGGCAGAGCATGTTGACACCACCGAACCGATAGCGGGGCCGGTGACCGATGCCGGCCCCGGATACCGCGTTCCGATCACGGTCGGGCTGGTCGTGGTGGCAGCCCTGGCGGCCGTCACCGGTTGGCTGGGTTACCGCGATCGGCAGTCCCACACCGCCGAGGAGCAGCGCAGCCTGTACGTGCAGGTGGCCCGCCAGGCGGCGGTGAACCTGACCTCGATCAGCCACGACGAAGCCGATGCGGACATCCAGCGGATTCTGGATTCGGCGACCGGAACGTTCCGCGACGATTTCGAGAAGCGGTCAGGCCCGTTCGTGGAGATCGTCAAACGGACCCAGTCGGCATCGCACGGGACGGTCGCCGAGGCGGGCCTGGAATCCGAGGCGGACGGCGAGGCGCGGGTACTGGTCGCTGTCTCGGTCAAGACCACCACCAGTATTTCCCCCCAACAGGATCCGCGTCGATGGCGGATGCGGATCAGCGTCGAGCAGGTCGGCGAGGGCGTCAAGGTGTCCAACGTGGAGTTCGTGCCATGA
- a CDS encoding CAP domain-containing protein codes for MAHFAVRTGLVIVTALTAAAWYPTAAHADNQRLNNSVIANVYTIQRQAGCTGDVKPDPRLRLAAEWHTNDLLGNRELADHIGSDGSTPQSRAEAAGFRGRVAETVAVNPALAINGVEILNQWYYDPVDFAILSDCANSAIGVWSANSFDRSVVVAVVGRPS; via the coding sequence ATGGCTCATTTCGCAGTTCGAACCGGTCTAGTCATCGTCACGGCACTCACCGCGGCGGCCTGGTATCCGACGGCCGCCCACGCCGACAACCAGCGACTGAACAACAGCGTGATCGCGAACGTGTACACGATCCAGCGCCAGGCGGGTTGCACCGGTGACGTGAAGCCCGACCCGAGACTGAGGTTGGCGGCCGAATGGCACACCAACGACCTGCTCGGCAATCGCGAGCTCGCCGACCACATCGGCTCTGACGGGTCCACGCCGCAGTCGCGTGCCGAGGCCGCCGGATTCCGTGGCCGGGTGGCCGAAACCGTGGCGGTCAATCCGGCACTCGCGATCAACGGAGTCGAGATCCTCAACCAGTGGTACTACGACCCGGTCGATTTCGCGATCCTGTCCGACTGCGCCAACAGCGCCATCGGCGTGTGGTCGGCGAACTCGTTCGACCGCAGCGTGGTGGTGGCGGTTGTCGGGCGCCCCAGCTGA
- a CDS encoding acyltransferase family protein: protein MPSPDVVPSQDAVTHDSKPDRDRAVDVARLGALLVVIFGHCALLLATIDSGGVRVGNILGALPELAPITWVLQVMPLFFMAGGAAGAYSWHVGRSWGGWLFARAQRLFRPVFWYLAVWSVALIAVRATMGAASASALGRECVALLWFLGVYLVTLAFVPALMRLRSGPVLAWVVVGLIVASGVVDAIRFAVGTPEAGTANLIIVWLIPVVIGVAYARHLLCARRALGIAVIAFTAQVILAFTGVYDLSLVVTGTERVSNVSPPTLLLALHCTWMPCLFIAAANPIRRWASRPRVWYVVATGNGGAMTLYLWHIPVIAVAAFSLHALGLDAFDPHAPGFWAHLALRAAVFAVLMAVAFRLLSPLEHRPLPWWDDRVEISGLRSELTGVLLCVAGAALTLMAKNGLDGVLGWSALGGFLIATAAARAGAGSAVKV from the coding sequence ATGCCAAGTCCCGATGTGGTGCCGTCGCAGGACGCCGTCACGCACGACTCGAAACCCGACCGCGACCGTGCGGTGGACGTCGCACGCCTGGGTGCTCTGCTGGTGGTGATTTTCGGACACTGCGCGCTGCTGCTGGCCACCATCGATTCCGGGGGCGTGCGGGTCGGCAACATTCTGGGCGCGCTGCCCGAGCTGGCCCCGATCACCTGGGTACTGCAGGTGATGCCACTGTTCTTCATGGCAGGCGGGGCCGCGGGGGCCTACAGCTGGCACGTCGGCCGGTCGTGGGGTGGCTGGTTGTTCGCCCGCGCCCAACGGCTGTTCCGGCCGGTGTTTTGGTACCTGGCGGTGTGGTCGGTGGCCCTGATCGCGGTGCGTGCGACCATGGGCGCCGCGTCTGCGTCAGCACTCGGGCGTGAATGCGTGGCGCTGTTGTGGTTTTTGGGCGTCTACCTGGTGACACTGGCCTTCGTCCCGGCGCTGATGCGGCTGCGCAGCGGCCCGGTGCTGGCATGGGTGGTCGTGGGCCTGATCGTGGCGTCCGGGGTGGTGGATGCCATTCGTTTCGCGGTGGGCACGCCGGAGGCGGGGACTGCCAACCTGATCATCGTGTGGCTGATCCCGGTGGTGATCGGGGTGGCCTACGCGCGCCACCTGCTCTGCGCGCGCCGAGCGCTGGGCATCGCGGTGATCGCCTTCACCGCGCAGGTGATCCTGGCGTTCACCGGCGTCTACGACCTGTCCCTCGTGGTCACCGGAACCGAGCGGGTATCGAACGTCTCACCGCCGACGCTGCTGCTGGCCCTGCACTGCACCTGGATGCCGTGCCTGTTCATCGCCGCAGCGAACCCGATCCGGCGCTGGGCCTCCCGTCCGCGGGTCTGGTACGTGGTCGCGACGGGCAACGGGGGAGCGATGACGCTGTACCTGTGGCACATTCCGGTGATCGCGGTCGCCGCATTCAGCCTGCACGCGCTCGGCCTCGACGCGTTCGATCCGCACGCCCCCGGGTTCTGGGCCCATTTGGCCCTGCGTGCAGCGGTTTTCGCCGTCCTCATGGCGGTCGCCTTCCGGCTGCTGTCCCCACTGGAGCACCGACCGCTGCCATGGTGGGACGACCGGGTCGAGATCAGCGGCCTCCGTTCGGAACTCACCGGCGTGCTGTTGTGCGTGGCCGGCGCCGCGCTGACCCTGATGGCCAAGAACGGCCTCGACGGGGTGCTGGGCTGGTCGGCGCTCGGCGGGTTCCTGATCGCGACGGCGGCGGCGCGGGCGGGTGCAGGCTCGGCTGTCAAGGTCTAG
- a CDS encoding HNH endonuclease signature motif containing protein — MLANTVSDREAVLAVYDEYDAVCAQMAALEYRGLSLPELLELQSRRERQVRRAPAVDHALLAEIQTRATPVEIGAKSWADVLAIRLRISTKEAKRRIDEAAVLGPRTTVTGESLAPALPATSGAQAAGEVNAEHVAVIRKFFAKPPVPLDAATHAQIEADLARIAGGNSPEILKQCAGRIAFLLNQDGDEPVDDESPCQGEIFIGPQKADGTTEIRGRLTPEARATILPILSRYGAPGMCNPADEHPCTTGTPSAEAITSDTRTTAERNHDALVAMGRSVLSSGELGEHNGLPVSIVVSTTLRELESRTGTGLTTSGTELPIGDVIRMAAHAHHYLVVYENHRQVPLYLGRAKRVATPGQRIVLHNRDRGCTRPGCTCSTDRCQTHHAKADFRDGGLTDITDLALACPKSNRLVHDKGWRTRIREDGRVEWIPPPLLDTGQDRTNHYWHPEDLFQPPGDDP; from the coding sequence ATGCTTGCGAACACCGTTTCCGATCGGGAGGCGGTGCTGGCTGTCTACGACGAGTACGACGCGGTGTGCGCGCAGATGGCCGCTCTCGAATACCGAGGGCTGAGCCTGCCTGAACTGCTGGAGCTGCAGTCCCGCCGCGAACGCCAAGTCCGGCGAGCGCCCGCGGTGGACCATGCCCTGTTGGCCGAAATCCAAACCCGTGCCACCCCGGTCGAGATCGGGGCGAAAAGTTGGGCCGATGTGCTGGCCATCCGGCTGCGCATCAGTACCAAGGAAGCCAAACGCCGGATCGACGAAGCCGCCGTCCTGGGCCCGCGCACCACTGTCACCGGGGAGTCGCTGGCGCCGGCATTGCCGGCTACCTCTGGCGCCCAGGCTGCCGGTGAGGTCAACGCCGAGCACGTGGCGGTGATCAGGAAGTTTTTCGCCAAGCCGCCTGTGCCGCTCGACGCGGCTACCCACGCCCAGATCGAGGCGGATCTGGCCCGCATCGCCGGTGGCAACAGCCCGGAAATCCTGAAACAGTGCGCCGGCCGGATCGCGTTCCTGCTCAACCAGGACGGTGACGAACCCGTCGACGACGAAAGCCCTTGCCAAGGTGAGATCTTCATCGGTCCTCAAAAGGCCGACGGCACCACTGAAATCCGCGGCCGGCTCACCCCCGAAGCCCGCGCCACCATCCTCCCGATCCTGTCGCGCTACGGTGCTCCCGGCATGTGCAATCCCGCCGACGAACACCCCTGCACCACCGGCACTCCCAGCGCCGAGGCGATCACATCCGATACCCGCACCACCGCTGAACGCAACCACGACGCGCTGGTCGCGATGGGCCGCAGCGTGCTGTCTTCAGGGGAGCTGGGTGAGCACAACGGATTACCGGTGTCCATCGTGGTATCCACCACGCTGCGAGAACTGGAATCCAGGACCGGCACCGGACTGACCACCAGCGGCACCGAATTGCCGATCGGCGACGTCATCCGGATGGCCGCCCACGCCCACCACTACCTCGTGGTCTACGAGAATCACCGGCAGGTCCCGCTGTATCTGGGTCGCGCCAAGCGCGTCGCCACCCCCGGGCAGCGGATCGTGCTGCACAACCGCGACCGCGGTTGCACCCGGCCCGGCTGCACATGCTCGACCGACCGGTGCCAAACGCACCACGCCAAGGCTGATTTCCGCGACGGCGGGCTCACCGACATCACCGACCTCGCCCTGGCCTGCCCCAAGAGCAACCGCCTCGTCCATGACAAAGGCTGGCGCACTCGCATCCGCGAGGACGGGCGCGTCGAATGGATCCCACCACCGTTGTTGGACACCGGCCAAGACCGCACCAACCACTACTGGCACCCCGAAGACCTGTTCCAGCCACCCGGCGACGACCCCTAG